One window from the genome of Musa acuminata AAA Group cultivar baxijiao chromosome BXJ1-4, Cavendish_Baxijiao_AAA, whole genome shotgun sequence encodes:
- the LOC103981883 gene encoding exocyst complex component EXO84B isoform X1: MASAKSSRSRASAPSGAHQATVGGGEQEAGVQLADKLKIFKTDNFDPDAYVQSKCQTMNEKEIRHLCNYLQDLKKASAEEMRKSVYANYAAFIRTSKEISDLEGELLSIKNLLGAQTGLIRGLAEGVNIDSLSAGSEGSTENDISNVEDREPSELEKWVEEFPDMLEVLLAERRVDEALDALDEAERLAADAKQKQTLGTADLSSLQNAISDHRQKFADQLAEAACQSSTRGVELRAAAAALKRLGDGPRAHTLLLSAHDQRLQYNMQVIHPTNTSYGGAYTAALSQQVFSAIAQALNDSQAVFGDEYASELVIWSTMQAEAFAHLVKRYALASSAAAGGLRAAVECVQIAIGYCSLLEACWRLSLSSVLLKLFRPSVEQALDANLRRIEESTAALAAADDWLLSYPPTGARTSNRTSTVVLGVQPKLSSSAHRFYLMVQDFFEDVGPLLSMQLGGSSMDGLLKVFNSYISLLINALPSSMEEETNLDGPVSKLVRIAETETQQLALLANASLLAEDLLPRAVMKLSPLYQSGVMEDPRKRGLERNTRMPEQREWKKKLQRSVDRLRDSFCRQHALDLIFTEDGDTNLGADMYLNMDMNSEEQEWTPSPIFQELYAKLNRMASIASDIFVGRERFATLLMMRLTETVILWLSEDQSFWEDIEEGQRPLGPFGLQQFYLDMQFVILYGQGRFLSRHVHQVIVDIIERAMAAFSATGMNPDSVLPSDDWFFDVAQETISRISGKARFGNGERDSNSPTASISAQSISSVRSHGSS, from the exons ATGGCTTCGGCGAAGTCGTCCCGATCTAGGGCTTCCGCCCCCTCCGGGGCGCACCAGGCGACCGTGGGTGGGGGCGAGCAGGAGGCCGGCGTTCAGCTCGCCGACAAGCTGAAGATCTTCAAGACTGATAACTTCGATCCCGATGCCTACGTGCAGTCCAAGTGCCAGACCATGAACGAAAAG GAAATAAGGCACTTATGCAATTATTTGCAAGATTTAAAAAAAGCTTCTGCAGAAGAAATGCGCAAGAGTGTTTATGCTAATTATGCAGCATTCATAAG AACATCAAAGGAAATATCGGACTTAGAAGGCGAGCTTTTGTCAATCAAGAATCTTCTAGGTGCTCAGACAGGTTTAATTCGTGGACTAGCTGAAGGAGTTAACATTGATTCCCTATCTGCTGGTTCTGAAGGTAGCACAGAGAATGACATATCAAATGTGGAAGATCGAGAGCCTTCAGAACTTGAGAAATGGGTAGAGGAGTTTCCTGATATGCTGGAAGTTCTACTAGCTGAAAGGAGAGTCGATGAAGCATTAGATGCCCTGGATGAAGCAGAACGTTTAGCTGCAGATGCAAAACAAAAACAAACTCTCGGCACTGCTGATCTCTCATCATTACAGAATGCTATATCAGACCATCGTCAGAAGTTTGCTGATCAACTTGCTGAAGCTGCTTGCCAATCTTCTACTCGTGGCGTCGAACTTCGTGCGGCCGCTGCAGCTCTCAAAAGGCTTGGTGATGGTCCACGTGCTCACACTTTGCTACTTAGCGCTCATGATCAGAGGCTTCAGTACAACATGCAAGTTATTCATCCTACTAATACTTCTTATGGAGGAGCATATACTGCTGCACTGTCACAGCAAGTCTTTTCTGCCATTGCTCAAGCTTTAAATGACTCTCAAGCTGTCTTTGGGGATGAATATGCATCGGAACTGGTTATTTGGTCTACAATGCAAGCAGAAGCCTTCGCGCATCTTGTAAAGAGGTATGCACTAGCCTCATCAGCTGCAGCTGGAGGTTTAAGAGCTGCTGTGGAGTGTGTTCAAATAGCCATTGGATATTGTTCTCTGCTCGAAGCTTGTTGGAGGTTGTCACTGTCTTCTGTTCTTCTGAAACTATTTAGGCCTAGTGTTGAGCAAGCACTAGATGCTAATTTAAGAAGAATTGAAGAGAGCACTGCTGCCTTGGCAGCTGCAGATGATTGGTTACTTAGTTATCCACCTACAGGTGCACGTACATCAAATAGAACATCTACAGTGGTTCTGGGTGTCCAACCCAAGCTTTCAAGCAGTGCTCATCGGTTTTATTTGATGGTTCAG GATTTTTTTGAGGATGTGGGACCACTTTTGAGCATGCAGTTAGGGGGTTCCTCCATGGATGGTCTTTTAAAGGTCTTCAACTCATATATCAGTTTGCTGATTAATGCATTGCCAAGTTCAATGGAGGAGGAGACAAATTTGGATGGTCCTGTGAGTAAACTTGTTCGAATAGCAGAGACTGAAACACAACAATTGGCTTtattagcaaatgcatctctgttggcagaagatTTGCTTCCTCGAGCAGTCATGAAGCTTTCTCCATTGTATCAGTCTGGTGTCATGGAAGATCCTCGTAAACGAGGGTTGGAGAGAAACACTCGTATGCCAGAACAAAGAGAATGGAAAAAGAAACTGCAGCGATCTGTTGATAGGTTACGTGATAGTTTTTGTAGGCAGCATGCTCTTGATCTTATATTCACAGAAGATGGTGATACTAATCTAGGTGCAGATATGTATCTAAATATGGATATGAATTCTGAAGAGCAAGAATGGACTCCTTCTCCAATATTTCAG GAATTATATGCGAAATTGAATAGAATGGCAAGCATAGCGTCAGATATATTTGTTGGTAGGGAAAGATTTGCTACATTGCTAATGATGAGACTCACAGAAACAGTCATACTATGGCTTTCAGAAGACCAGAGCTTTTGGGAGGATATTGAAGAGGGACAAAGACCTTTGGGTCCCTTTGGTCTACAGCAG TTTTACCTGGATATGCAGTTTGTGATCCTTTATGGCCAAGGCCGATTCTTGTCTCGTCATGTGCATCAAGTTATTGTAGACATTATTGAAAGAGCTATGGCTGCATTTTCTGCAACTGGAATGAATCCAGACAG
- the LOC103981883 gene encoding exocyst complex component EXO84B isoform X2: MRKSVYANYAAFIRTSKEISDLEGELLSIKNLLGAQTGLIRGLAEGVNIDSLSAGSEGSTENDISNVEDREPSELEKWVEEFPDMLEVLLAERRVDEALDALDEAERLAADAKQKQTLGTADLSSLQNAISDHRQKFADQLAEAACQSSTRGVELRAAAAALKRLGDGPRAHTLLLSAHDQRLQYNMQVIHPTNTSYGGAYTAALSQQVFSAIAQALNDSQAVFGDEYASELVIWSTMQAEAFAHLVKRYALASSAAAGGLRAAVECVQIAIGYCSLLEACWRLSLSSVLLKLFRPSVEQALDANLRRIEESTAALAAADDWLLSYPPTGARTSNRTSTVVLGVQPKLSSSAHRFYLMVQDFFEDVGPLLSMQLGGSSMDGLLKVFNSYISLLINALPSSMEEETNLDGPVSKLVRIAETETQQLALLANASLLAEDLLPRAVMKLSPLYQSGVMEDPRKRGLERNTRMPEQREWKKKLQRSVDRLRDSFCRQHALDLIFTEDGDTNLGADMYLNMDMNSEEQEWTPSPIFQELYAKLNRMASIASDIFVGRERFATLLMMRLTETVILWLSEDQSFWEDIEEGQRPLGPFGLQQFYLDMQFVILYGQGRFLSRHVHQVIVDIIERAMAAFSATGMNPDSVLPSDDWFFDVAQETISRISGKARFGNGERDSNSPTASISAQSISSVRSHGSS, from the exons ATGCGCAAGAGTGTTTATGCTAATTATGCAGCATTCATAAG AACATCAAAGGAAATATCGGACTTAGAAGGCGAGCTTTTGTCAATCAAGAATCTTCTAGGTGCTCAGACAGGTTTAATTCGTGGACTAGCTGAAGGAGTTAACATTGATTCCCTATCTGCTGGTTCTGAAGGTAGCACAGAGAATGACATATCAAATGTGGAAGATCGAGAGCCTTCAGAACTTGAGAAATGGGTAGAGGAGTTTCCTGATATGCTGGAAGTTCTACTAGCTGAAAGGAGAGTCGATGAAGCATTAGATGCCCTGGATGAAGCAGAACGTTTAGCTGCAGATGCAAAACAAAAACAAACTCTCGGCACTGCTGATCTCTCATCATTACAGAATGCTATATCAGACCATCGTCAGAAGTTTGCTGATCAACTTGCTGAAGCTGCTTGCCAATCTTCTACTCGTGGCGTCGAACTTCGTGCGGCCGCTGCAGCTCTCAAAAGGCTTGGTGATGGTCCACGTGCTCACACTTTGCTACTTAGCGCTCATGATCAGAGGCTTCAGTACAACATGCAAGTTATTCATCCTACTAATACTTCTTATGGAGGAGCATATACTGCTGCACTGTCACAGCAAGTCTTTTCTGCCATTGCTCAAGCTTTAAATGACTCTCAAGCTGTCTTTGGGGATGAATATGCATCGGAACTGGTTATTTGGTCTACAATGCAAGCAGAAGCCTTCGCGCATCTTGTAAAGAGGTATGCACTAGCCTCATCAGCTGCAGCTGGAGGTTTAAGAGCTGCTGTGGAGTGTGTTCAAATAGCCATTGGATATTGTTCTCTGCTCGAAGCTTGTTGGAGGTTGTCACTGTCTTCTGTTCTTCTGAAACTATTTAGGCCTAGTGTTGAGCAAGCACTAGATGCTAATTTAAGAAGAATTGAAGAGAGCACTGCTGCCTTGGCAGCTGCAGATGATTGGTTACTTAGTTATCCACCTACAGGTGCACGTACATCAAATAGAACATCTACAGTGGTTCTGGGTGTCCAACCCAAGCTTTCAAGCAGTGCTCATCGGTTTTATTTGATGGTTCAG GATTTTTTTGAGGATGTGGGACCACTTTTGAGCATGCAGTTAGGGGGTTCCTCCATGGATGGTCTTTTAAAGGTCTTCAACTCATATATCAGTTTGCTGATTAATGCATTGCCAAGTTCAATGGAGGAGGAGACAAATTTGGATGGTCCTGTGAGTAAACTTGTTCGAATAGCAGAGACTGAAACACAACAATTGGCTTtattagcaaatgcatctctgttggcagaagatTTGCTTCCTCGAGCAGTCATGAAGCTTTCTCCATTGTATCAGTCTGGTGTCATGGAAGATCCTCGTAAACGAGGGTTGGAGAGAAACACTCGTATGCCAGAACAAAGAGAATGGAAAAAGAAACTGCAGCGATCTGTTGATAGGTTACGTGATAGTTTTTGTAGGCAGCATGCTCTTGATCTTATATTCACAGAAGATGGTGATACTAATCTAGGTGCAGATATGTATCTAAATATGGATATGAATTCTGAAGAGCAAGAATGGACTCCTTCTCCAATATTTCAG GAATTATATGCGAAATTGAATAGAATGGCAAGCATAGCGTCAGATATATTTGTTGGTAGGGAAAGATTTGCTACATTGCTAATGATGAGACTCACAGAAACAGTCATACTATGGCTTTCAGAAGACCAGAGCTTTTGGGAGGATATTGAAGAGGGACAAAGACCTTTGGGTCCCTTTGGTCTACAGCAG TTTTACCTGGATATGCAGTTTGTGATCCTTTATGGCCAAGGCCGATTCTTGTCTCGTCATGTGCATCAAGTTATTGTAGACATTATTGAAAGAGCTATGGCTGCATTTTCTGCAACTGGAATGAATCCAGACAG